A region of the Herpetosiphon gulosus genome:
GTGAACAACGCCACCAAATAGGGGCGGCGATCGCCAAAGACAGCACATTGCGAAATGTACGGGCTATTTTTGAAGGCAGCTTCGACGGCTTGCGGCGCAATATTTTTGCCCGATGCGGTAATCAGCAAATCTTTTTTGCGATCAACGATGCTCAAAAAGCCATCAGCATCGATTTTGCCGATGTCGCCAGTGTGAAACCAACCATCAATCAAGGCTTCGTTGGTCTTTTCAGGGTTGTTGTAGTAGCCAGTTAGAATCAGATTGCCACGCACGAGCACTTCGCCATCGTCGGCGATTTTGATTTCGTTGCCAGGAAACACCTTGCCAACCGTGCCCAGCCGATAATCATCGGGGCGATTGGCAGTTACCGCAGCAGAAGTTTCGGTCAAGCCCCACCCTTCGAGCAACAGCACGCCCGCGCCGTTGAAAAATTCCAAAATTTCGATGTCGAGCGGAGCGCCGCCAGTAATTGCATAGCGAATATTGCCACCCAACAAGTTGCGAACTTTGGTAAACACCAAGCGATCAGCCAAGGCATATTTCAGCTTGAATGCTGCCGGAACCGCTGCTTTTTGGCCTTTGTAGCGGCTCATTTGGCGAGCAATGCCGAGTGCCCAGGCAAAAATCCGTTTGCGAATTGGGCTAGCTTCGGCGCGAGCCTGTGCGGTGCTGAAAATCTTTTCGTACATGCGTGGGACGCTGAAGAAAAAGGTTGGCTTGATCGCTTGGACATCTTCGAGCACTTGCTTGATCGATTCGATGATTGCGGTGTTGAGGCCATTATCGACCCCACACATATGCTGCAAGCGGCCAAAAATATGGGCGGCGGGCAAAAACAAGACATCATCATCGCCAGCTTGCATGGCCATGGTCGTGCGAATCGCGGTTAGTTCGCCGAGCAAGGCCCGATGCGCCAACATTGCGCCTTTAGGATTGCCAGTTGTACCCGAGGTATACACAATTGTCGCCAAATCTTCTGGCTCGATTTGTTGGGCGCAGTTGGTAGCAAAGACCTCTTGGGCGGTAGAATCGCTGGTGGCCATGCGTCGCAAACTGGTCAGTGACAAAATCCATGGGTCGTCGCTGGGCAAATCGCGGCCATCAAAAATAATCACTCGTTCGATATGCTCAAGCTGTGAACGGACTTTTTGCAATTTATCGTATTGCTCGCGATTTTCGATCAGCAAGAATTTGAGGTCGGCATCTTGAGCGATAAAGGCCACCGTATCGGCCATCAACGAGGGATAAATTGAAACTGGCACAGCCCCTGAACAGACCAACGCCCAATCCGATTCGACCCAATCGACACTGGTATTGGACATAATGCCCACGCGATCGCCTTTTTGCAGCCCCAACTGTTGAAAACCAGCCATCAACTGATAGACATGGCGTTGATGTTCGGC
Encoded here:
- a CDS encoding long-chain fatty acid--CoA ligase, which encodes MSFRNLGELFRERSQAFAHLNRWRTRRNGEWITCTNAEHQRHVYQLMAGFQQLGLQKGDRVGIMSNTSVDWVESDWALVCSGAVPVSIYPSLMADTVAFIAQDADLKFLLIENREQYDKLQKVRSQLEHIERVIIFDGRDLPSDDPWILSLTSLRRMATSDSTAQEVFATNCAQQIEPEDLATIVYTSGTTGNPKGAMLAHRALLGELTAIRTTMAMQAGDDDVLFLPAAHIFGRLQHMCGVDNGLNTAIIESIKQVLEDVQAIKPTFFFSVPRMYEKIFSTAQARAEASPIRKRIFAWALGIARQMSRYKGQKAAVPAAFKLKYALADRLVFTKVRNLLGGNIRYAITGGAPLDIEILEFFNGAGVLLLEGWGLTETSAAVTANRPDDYRLGTVGKVFPGNEIKIADDGEVLVRGNLILTGYYNNPEKTNEALIDGWFHTGDIGKIDADGFLSIVDRKKDLLITASGKNIAPQAVEAAFKNSPYISQCAVFGDRRPYLVALFTLDMEAVTAWANREHVPVDANLHKHPKLVAAIEHEVQTINPSLPSFEQIKAYEILPEDFTIENDLLTPTLKIRRRQIYERFAKSFEQLYKR